The Carassius gibelio isolate Cgi1373 ecotype wild population from Czech Republic chromosome B18, carGib1.2-hapl.c, whole genome shotgun sequence sequence TACGGTGTTCTCAATTGtagctgctcacacacacacatgcctttACACTGCTGTGTGTCTAATGTGCTCTTATGGCATGTTTATTGATGCTTCCGTTGTGAGCTGTGATTTTTCTTTGATGATGCCGTGTGTGATAAAGGTGTTACTGTGCCCTCACATTGTGATTGTGGCAGTTCTGTGTGGTTGTCAGGTATTATATAATTGCAGGTGTGTTGAAAACTATCCTGTTGAGTCGTTCAAGccacttgttttgtttgtttgtcaaaaCTTTGTCCGTTTTATCTCTATTTGCCAGTAACTGAAGTActattatattatactgtattttataatGATGGTTTCAGATAGTAATACTACATAATATCATGTTGCTATTATGGTTTTAGGAACGTATCATGATatatacactactgctcaaaaagcagatatgctttttttctttttttctttggtaacCCCTGAGATTAGGCAACACATATTCACTATCACTTAGTTGTGTATAAGCTTgcttattactagcatattggctgttttttttttgtaaatatgaataacatattaatgccttattctgtgtaacCTTATTCTAGATCCATAGACCCTGCCCTATACCTAAATGTAGCTACTACAACTACAACTTATTTACAACTACCACTCTTATTTACTATCAATAAGCGTAAGAaattttttgatttaataatgaatatgTGTTTGATAAagtattactgattttttttttatgttaaaaaaagaagaaaaaagaagtatctcatgctcaccaaggctgcatttatcaaaaatacagcaatattgtgaaattacttttttttttaccgtttaagaaaatgtattatattttcaaatttaatctattcctgtgatgcaaagctaaattgtcagcagccattactccagtcttcaatgccacatgatccttcagatttgGTGCTCATAAAAACTTACTGTTATTGTCAATTTTGAAAACTGTTCTGCTATTAAATATTTGTGATGactgaaaaaaaactgaattttttttaaaaaacagataccttttaaaaaaagtatcaaTGTATCGCTGTAACTTTTGATTGAATGCATTTATGATCACCATACTACTTCAAAGAATGCCAACGAAAACATGGTAAATCTGTCATGGATGGGCCACAAAAAACATGAATGCCTACTGTGACACTGAGTACTTAAGCTTACTTACCACTTTTATCACCCCTAGTACCCCAAGATATGTCAAAAAATACCATGGTAGTGTCTGCATAAATAATGGGAATACCATGGTACTGTACTGTGTGACAGTATATTTGATGTATGATCACTGTATTTATAACAGTACTTCAAAGTTTTCTAACAAATACCATAATATAGTACTGTCCACAAAAATCTAAAATCATGATAATACCATATACTGTGAAGCCATGTACATATGATTACCCTCTGTATTTACCATAGGATCCCAAAGTTTATCAAAACCTAGTATAACTGTTACAGTGGTGTCAACACAATTCATGGTAGTACTACCATAATTACCATGGGCATATAATTTCCACCATCATATaagttatgttaaaataaaataaaatggtattaCTGTTATGGTAGTGTTCACAACAACCATGGTGGTAGCATAGTACTGTGATACCATTTCAAGTTATGTgaaaaataccatggtattactCTTACTCTAGTGTCCACCTGAATCACAGTAATATCATAGTATTACCACCTTTATTTACCATAGTATCCCATAGTATTTACAAGTTATGTCAAAACAAACCTGTACAATCATggtagtttccacaaaaatcgtGGTATTCATAGTACtttcttgtaaaaaaagaaaaaaaaatcagcttgcattagtttttagtttagttagtATTTATGGTTGGTAAATCATAGGAAGATCTATATTGTGTTGTAGTCATACTGTACTATTATATGATGTCATCCTCCATGTATGAGACCTGTAGCTGTTGCTGTGTTGTCATGGTGACTGGTGTGCGTGAGTGTAATGCTGAATCTAGTCATGTCTACCTGTTGGTGAGTTTTCAGCCAATATGGACAGCTATTATTATGTGTATCCTCACACAGTTACGCTGGCACACCGATACAATCTAATGTGTAACCACTGTTTCAGGTGTATATGTGTGTGGCAGACAGTATATTAGGGAGGGGTCTTCTGTTATTAAACCTGTGTTAGTGTATAGTTGTAGACTGGTGTTATCCTTGTTATcactatatttgtgtgtgtgaggtcatTGTGCAGGCAGCTTTTTTCACAACAGACACTCTCTGGAGACTTTGGCGCCAGTGTTATCGCAGACATGAGCATGGAGGGATGAAAACACCTCTGTCATTTCCTCTGGTCACCTGAATGAGTTTGTGTGTTATATGCTTATTCCTGTCAGCGTGATCTGTTGGCGAGAGTGTGTGTCCATATTGTGTGACGGTCATACTCCTTGGCTGGTGTAAATCCAATGACAGGTGGTGCCTCAGGGAGAAGCTCGTGTGActggagaagagatgatgctcTGATGGtccagtgtgtgtgcgtgtgctttTTTCCCTGTATGTCCCCGCAGGGCTGTCAGCAGTGTGGGACAGCTGGGTCCTGTGATGAGGGATGCCTCTATGGTACAGCCTACTTACTCATTGGTCTTAAGGAAAGATGACCCATCCATAAAAATTGTACTTGGGGCTCTGTGAGCTTTATTGTCGTTCCTGTATCCCTGTTGAAGTTCTCTCTGCTCCTGCAGTTTTGATGGCTGCagataggggtgggcgatatagcCTCAAAATTATATCATGATATTTCTAGAATATTTTGCGATAAtgatatttgtgaaaaaaacaaaacaaaaaaaaaacatggaacaaTGTTTTATTGGTGATTGCAGCTGGCAGACAGCAGCATTTATTAGTGCAAACAATATGAAGGGCATTTTCAATCCTTTTCCAATGAGCTACTGTCATCGATGACAGACTACCTAATTTGAAGTGTAAATCTATTGTAATAAGGTGGCAGCAGCAGCTGTGTGTTGGACTTGAAGCAGGCCGATCGGTCGGTGTaaagggccgtagctggggtttgcagGGCTCCAGTGCAGGGCCATGTTTAAagttgtgtaaatagcacaaataaacaaaatttacaaattacacatttttcaagtttgtaggtgtccaggtacagaaacggaataatcaaatgtaaacagcattgcatattttttactgcataaattaaatatagattaattatttttaaaactacaaagtaattcagcaAAAGCAGTGAGTGGTTTTCTGACATTTCACTTCTTTGATTAAAATTAAGGACACTGACAGCAGCTAGTAAATTATGTGTGGTCGCTTTAAGAGATAAAACATCCAATATGAAACACATTCCATTTCTTTCATAAcggtttactttcactgaagacataaccaACCATTTTTTCGAGGATACTTTCGAGGTGacaattttgtatatatttgtcaTTTCAAGAGCAAGAAGAGACCAAACTAAATTCTGTgtttaaagggtcatatgatacttttttcaaatactgtacattattgtaggtcctctataaTATGCACCGAACAGTGCTCGGGTGCGAAATTAAGCTTTTCATGTCTTTTTATGCTTGTATGTTTAAACTTGCAAGCCATATTAGTTAGTTCAGGCACGGAGGAAGCGAAGAAGAGTTCAGTTTGGTGTTTGCACGGCTCTCCATCTGTGCAACGAACTCTTGTGCGAACTCTCAGTCGAGTTTTTCTGCATTttctgtttgaatgctttaaactgttttgaatgttgaaattggcaaggcttaaaacACGTGCAAttgataagctttcatgacgatgcaTAGGCCAACTTTTTATGCTGGCCTCAGGCAGTTGGTTGAAATCACCTGCCCCCTCCCCTCTCTCCACGCTGCTTTACTAAAGATATGCTTCTTGCTTATTTTTGAAGGTACCCCTCTCCTGATGCGTTGTTGTCATACACTGATCAGTCTGCGCAATGCTGTTTCAAGTTGAAAACACCTATTGGGTTTGTGGTGTTTTTGTGCGTGCCAGGGAACGTATATCCACCATTCGTCATTGCGTCACTATATCATTGATATCGTGATATGACACTTTATtatcatgtaaaaatgtatacgTTTATTATCGTGGACGGTAAGATATAGCACATCCCTAGCAGCAGAAGCATTTCTTTTATTACCTTTCCTCTccacaaaatcacacacacacacacacacacacacacagtgagcttTATTACAGATGGATGCTCACCACTTTCAGTCAAGAGTGACCAATTTGACTTCCTGCCACAGCATAGTTCTGCAATTAATCAAGCACCGTAGAATTTCTATGCAGGTGTTTCTCAATGATATTTTCCACAAGTgcagtacacttaaaaaaatcaCATGTAAATATCCCATATGATAAATTCTTACCCAACATAAAAGTTAACCTACAATGAAAAGTAGCTTGTTTTCAACAAAATCAAAtgtctgtatatttttatttttttcatctttatctGTCCTGATCCCACTACATAATACTGTCATGGAGGGACTACAAACTattaattaaactatttaaacaACAACCATAATAATTTCATGATAATTTCATAATGTTAACATTAAATTTGTTTGGTCAAAccttattttaaggtccaattctagACATTATCTAAGAGTTTTGCctgaataaactcctaatttgctaccTATTAATATTAAGTAATGTAGTTAAGTATGGGTATTTGGTAGGATTAGGAATGAATAATATGGTTATgcagaatatgtgttttataagtacttataaatagccaatatattaataattggcATACTTTAAGCAACTAAACTGGTCCCTatattaaagtgttaccatttgtTCTATTGAGTAGATATTGAATAAACTGTAGGTAAAGCTTTTTTTAGTGAACCACAATAATGAAAAGATCATAATCAGCTTTTGACTCGTGTCCTTTTGCCATATGATTTTTGCCCAATATAAAAATGAACATTCCTTAAATTATGTTGCTCCAGAAGTAATATAATTTGGAAATTTTTGTGCTGCATGGTGGGAAGGCAAGTAATTTGTCTTGTTCCATTTCCtccatttttacaaatatttctgtTGACTGCATTCATCAAACTTGGCTATTCAGTCCTGTTATATAATGTAAACGGCGGAGGGTGGGGTCAGtctttaattaattagacaataTGCTTATTAGTAATTGCAAACTAATGTTTGGTCAAAAACGAATTAGTCTCTTCTGAGTAACAGCTTCATTGAGTCTAAATTTGCAAGCCCATTACTCATTTTATGTCCTTTTtttcatacttaaaaaaaataacaaaactgattCATGTCAACTGTTGCAAGACAAAAAATACCTTGTTATTCATACCTTCAACAAATATCATCAAAAGGAGGTGCTTGTTTAGCCTTGACCAGAAAACTGGTCAACCTCagacggacagaaaaaaaaacctttatataagctgtttatattcattttatatgaGGATTGCAACCTGAGGTTGTTGATCAGCATTTTTTGAAGGTTAAGCAACACTTTTCACTGACCATTTGCTAAGATCTTCAGGTTCTATTTTATACCTTATTTGTGGAAAGTATTGGATTTAATCACAGATGCATTACTGCCTGCCATAGAGCTAGTAGCCTTACTACCAGAGAAGCATAGACAGAAGCCCATGGAATTCTGGGATCACTGTCTCAACCTGACACCTTTAGACACACATCATCATAATGCTGTTCTCAGTTCACAGAGTTTAATAGAGGTAAAGACCACTGCATTCATTCCATCTCTCTGTATCCCGGCTTCTTTCCACTGAAATTTAAAGGGGAAACCATCGACAATCTGACACGGTGTACACAAAGTCATGAGTCATGACATGTGAGTCGGACTGTTCTTTGATCAGTGTGTCAGCTTCCATCCAGGCACAGCTTCTTTAGACCCAAACATGTCACTTTTACAAGAGCAGACCAGTTTAACCCATCAGGTTTTAACATTATCTGGTTTAATGGAGGAATCAGTTTTGATTTTCACATTAGTGGAATCAATTACCTACTGATTTATATGTAACTGCCTATTTATGTAATAAATTCACCATTGATGGCTGCAGATGAAAGATTCTTGGCTTTCTGTGGAAAATTATGATACCCTGTGTTATAATGTTTAAGTATTAATAAACCCAGCAGGCAATGTGAACcacataaaagctttgttttccAATATTGATATATAATTAAGCATGAGTGTGCGGTGTGTTTTGTAGGAGAATATGATTGTGTTACTAACATGTGTGGGAAACACCTTCCTCTATGCCGCCTCACACAACGTGGCGTCTGGTCTCCTCCTCTGTTTAAAGATGGAATGATGTGTGCTTTGCCTTCTCATTGGCCGAGAGGTGCTAAATGATTTATAATCCATTTCTCATGTGGTGTGCGgtgcctcatttgcatatggTTGCTATAGCTCTGCAgtggtctctctctctttctctctctctctctatctctccatatttctttctttctcatcctGCAGTACCCAAAGTGCTCGAAGGCCTCACAGTCTGTGCAGCAGCAGGAAACAGGCAAAACACACAGACTGGGCACCCTGTGCTTTTGTTTGTGCATAGTATTTGTAAGCTACTGATCTGGCACAGTTGACAAGTTAAAATCAGCATTGACCCAATTTGCTTTCTTAATACACATGGTTGTATTAACGGTCGGTCATATAATGATTAATCTTTGCacattatagaaaaaaataaacaatattaaaataaacagtttcGTTTTTGTAATCACATAAATTGTATGGAAACTCATTTCTGTCAtgggatcaaaaaaaaaaaaaaattattgttcatatcgtcagacttttttttttcagaatttacatctcacaatacagtttttgttaatgtaatggAAAAAAAGGGAAATAGTAATTGAGgctgtttatctcacaattcttacgttttccttgctgctgcattttctttctttctttcttaattttgaacatgtaaatgcaattaaaatacaaaaacgaAAAGACTGCTTTTCACAATCCAGTTAAATGCATCAGTTAAATGGGTTCCAAGTAATGTTATTTGTTGAACTGATCTAGCACAGTTCTCAAGGTGCTATATGAATTAACCACTagttcagtggttctcaattttttgtttttttactcgaAGACAACTCTAACAAGGAGATGAGGCAGAGAGAGAATCCACTTGCATGCACAACTTTaaggaaatacaaaaaaaaactcagaTAATCCAATCAGAAGGAACCAGGAACCAGAAACATCCAGGAATCAATACAGGGAGCATCATCAACAACCAGCAAACACAAGTGAAAACCAagctgtataaatacacacagataGACAAGCTAAATAAGGTAACAAGGTGGCATGGGCAGATGTAACTATGGGAACAAAGAATCAGACTTAGGAAACAGGAACTAAACTCCGGAAGTGAAAACAGTAACAACAGGGCAGAGAAACACTTCAACATAAAAATCCAAAGCACAACAAAGCAGACACGACAGCATTTGTGACATAGCCCCGCCTCAAAGGAACATTTTCCAAATGCTCTAAACAGAATAGACTAaagtccaggagggaggtggagcggaggcggaacagggggagggatggagggacaGGACCATGTAGAAGTGGAGGGACAGAGGACTGAGGCCTAGCTTGTGGAGCAGGGGGCCAGGGGGAGCCAACAGAGCAAGGAGACAGGGCATAGCTGGCAGAGCTAAAAAGCACTGGGGTGGAGTCAGCAGAACAGGGACCAAGGGCGAGCATAAAGTCAGAGTGGAGCCGGCAGAGCAGGGATCCAGGGCAGAGCAAGGAACGAGGGCAGAGTGGAAAGAGCCTAAGagcaccagggcagagcagatgtGACTGAAAAGGGAGAAGTGACCGAAGATGGAGATGTGACCCATGGTGGGGCAGACAAAAACCACAGTAGTCCTGAAGGGTCCAAAGATCCCCAcggtgtcatgattctgccctcgtgtccttgatttttcctagtcttgaggcaggatcatgacagacccgtgttttgtgtacaagcacatggccttgcctttgggccatgtgcttgtgttgtctcgttcccttgccccgccccccttgttaacctagtcgtgtcttgattgtcccatctgtgccacctgtcgtgtcttgattgttccccctatttagctttcctagtgtgctctgtcttgcgtcggttcattgagatttgttccctaagaagtgtcattgtgattgtacctcaactgtgtcctacaattgtgattgtgtgtgagattgtgctgtacccgctgaagtccttgtattaccgtgagtgtttatggttagtatttagagtccttgtttatcttgtcagtccagtcctgttttagttatttagtctttaccttgctccttgttttccccctcgtgggttttgttttcccctttttgtaataaaccctttgtttgagaatccctgtctgcacctgagttcctcccttaccaaaccctgacagaatgaaccgaccaaaaaggaactcagcaggcaggaggtccccCGAGCTCCAACAATTGTTGGAGTTCCGTCGACAGTGTTGGATGtcgtcccccaccgacaggaagggggtcaccctcccatactcgcccgagggggagtggatccttcggaattatgcccggctgtgggagagcatctcccaggaggagccacagaggtcccccccacctacccagctgccggcgatcccggagggtcgtgtcctggccgtggcaaccctgggggatcagttaggtccctcccaagatcctgaggcacctcccactaccttaagtctccccaacaagcgagggagacggttttcatgggagtcaacttctgagtcttcggcgtccgagactgccctgcccgagaccaaactcccccaacccgcctctgacccagctgtggcctctgcaccgcgcccaaggaggaagaggaggaagagggggcctgccggtcctgtgaccctgtctcctcccgtgccagcagcggagagcgctggcgtgcccgtgccagcagcggatagcgctggcgtgcccgtgccagcagcggagagcgctggcgtgcccgtgccagcagcggagagcgctggcgtgcccgtgccagcagcggagagcgctggcgtgcccgtgccagcagcggagagcgctggcgtgcccgtgccagcagcggtgggcgtgcccgacccagcagcggagagagctgacgtgcccgtgccagcagcggtgagcgctggcgtgcccgtgccagcagcggagagagctggcgtgcccgtgccagcagcggtgagcgctggcgtgcccgagccagcagcggtgagcgtgtccgagccagcagcggtgagcactggcgtgcccgagccggcaaagaagagggcagtatgcaagtcggcagtcgtgagagcgcaggagagtgccgcggccgactctgcagcaaagactttagttcagtgtatctcatctcgtaaggagatgccaattgtcttagcggctaaagccttttctgattatttgtctagtcttgtccgtatcctagaagtccccgtcagtcctgtcttgtcctcagaccctgtccccagaaatcccgagtgtcctgatgtcgtctccccgtgtcccgtagatgtcgtctccccgtgtcccgtgagtgttgccccgtgtcctgctgatgaagtcatgtatcctgttgatgtggccccgtgtcccgtagatgtcccgtgtcctgttgtccccccgtgtccagtagatgttgccccgtgtcccgtagatgtcccgtgtccagtagatgttgtcgtcccgtgtccagtagatgttgtccccccgtgtccagctgtcgtctccccgcgtcccgtaagtctcgccccgcgtcccgtaagtgttgccccgcgtcccttgtctgctcctatcatgtcccctgtcagttgtcccgagacccctccccgcccctcaccacccagacctgcccgtaccccccgtcgtcagccttcatcctgtcctcctaaaactcctgccccacccactcaccctggtctgtcccccatgaactttgtggtcccgcctcctccccttccctgtttgttttttttgatttgtcaccctaaccctgccgtcgtgtattcatgtctgcctttgttattatttgtcatgtcttgttggtttgtgtcggtgtcccagtctgtcatgtcagtcgtgtcccgtgtttgatgttcccttgaggagcgtctggaagccgctccttaagggaggggttctgtcatgattctgccctcgtgtccttgatttttcctagtcttgaggcaggatcatgacagacccgtgttttgtgtacaagcacatggccttgcctttgggccatgtgcttgtgttgtctcgttcccttgccccgccccccttgttaacctagtcgtgtcttgattgtcccatctgtgccacctgtcgtgtcttgattgttccccctatttagctttcctagtgtgctctgtcttgcgtcggttcattgagatttgttccctaagaagtgtcattgtgattgtacctcaactgtgtcctacaattgtgattgtgtgtgagattgtgctgtacccgctgaagtccttgtattaccgtgagtgtttatggttagtatttagagtccttgtttatcttgtcagtccagtcctgttttagttatttagtctttaccttgctccgtgttttccccctcgtgggttttgttttcccctttttgtaataaaccctttgtttgagaatccctgtctgcacctgagttcctcccttaccaaaccctGACACACGGTGGAGCAGACAACCAgcagggtggagcaggtggacCAGACAGATCAGGGACCCATGGCAGAGACTAAAACCTAGGGTAAACTAAGACATAAAACACTGACAATGTGTTCACAGCCCCAAGGACCAAGGAATGAAATGTAATAGGTTCATGATAGGCATTTAATACATGATAGGCCTCCATGGCCGATACTAGACCAACTCGCAGATCAACATTGGACAAACTGGCAAGAAATACAGATTGTGACCAGACACTTTTGGAATACTGAACAGGCAGACAGCTCAGCAATTTGACTCAGTGACTAAAACTAGTAAGATAGACAGTTAATAACTAGACATATTTGGGTAACCTGGACAGGCAGACTGTCCATATTCAGACACCTTACTTAAAATTGGGCAGACATCTAGATCTAAAACAAACTCACTTACTGAAACTGGATTGACAAGCTGTTCAAAGTTGGGTGCATAAAAAGACACACTCAACAGACAGATCAAAATTTCTGATTTAACAGCAGAATCCCTACAGACAGACGGTTCAAAATCAGGTCCGTTGACTGGAACTGGACTGGTAGACATTCCATAACCAAAATCAGTAATTGTAACTGGATAGGCGGTCAGTTCAAAATCAAAAGCATTGGCTGAAACTTGATTGAAGAGTTCACACTCAGGCTGCACTGGATTCTGGTCTAGAATAGATACATTCTCTGAGACAAATTTGGGATCAGGAGctctctctgggctaaactctgGAACAGGAACCCTCTCTGGGATAGACTCAGCAACAGGAACCCTTTTTGGGTTAAACTCGGAAACATGAGCCTTCTCTAGGCTAAACTTGGAATCAGGAGTCTTCTCTGGATTAGACTTGGGATCCGTTTCAGGGAATAGAGTTGGCAACACCTCGGGAGGTTCTGCATCAAAGGATGCCACCTCTGGGGAAACTAAGGTGGTGTGTGCAACCCAAACACAAAGAATGGTTGTAGCCATAACTGGCAGGACAGAGATTACACTGTCTATTCCTGACAATGACGACACTGTGCCTGGGGAACTGGGATGAGAAGCAGCCAAGAGGCTTGAGAATGCAAGCAGCTCGCGATGACACCAGCTGAGGGTCCTCCATGCTGGATGCCAGGCCTGAATGCCTTGGGACTGACTAGGTGCCTTAAAATGCAATATTCACAACGCTCTGGAACACCGAAGTGGCACCCATGATGGCTGAAGACTGTAGTTTGACATGGGCAGGCTATGGCCTGGCAGACTTgatgtgacaaggctctggaagatcagctgagacgtgacaaggCTTTGGAAGATCATTTGTGACGTGGCTCTGGAAGAACAGCTGAAATGTGAGGAGGCTCTGGAAGAACAGCTAAGACGTGACAATGTTCTGAAGTGAAAGTAACCATAGGAGAATCACTTTCTTCCTTGATTCCCACGGTAAAAGGAGAGCCACTTAGTTGCAATGCAAGATTTAAGTAAGCCTCAAGAGTCCAATGTGGCTCTTGCAAAGGCATGATCAAACTGAGCGGTTCAGATAACTCTCcctgaaaaaaatatcataaGGCACACCTTATCTAGGGATGCCAAATGTGCCAAATTAATAAAGTTCTTACATACGCCTCAGTCAGCTGATCTCCTTGATGAAGAAACATTATCTGTTGGTTGGTCGTTCTGTAACGAGGAGATGAGGCAGAGAGAGAATCCACTTTCATGCACAACTttaattaagaagaaaaaaaaactcatataaTCCATACAGAAGGAACAAGGAACCAGAAACATCCATGGGAACAATACAGTTAGCATCGACAACGATCAACAAACACAAGTGAAAACCAAGCTGTTtaaatacacacagacagacaggctaAAAGATGTAACAAGGGGGCATGGGCAATTATCATAGGGACACAAGGGTACAGTAACAAGGGAAACAAACAAGCAGACTAAGGAAACAGGAACTAAACTCAGGAAGGGAAGACAGAAACACCGGGGCAGAGAAACACTTCAACATAAAGGTCCAATGCAGAACataggagacagaacagttatcgTGACaacaatattgtgtttaaataatgtgttaaaaattataacttaaaaaataatgtatttactaTATGCTGTatgaatatgatataatatattttatataataatatgttttttttaatgtattgatgTGATTTTTTTAACCCTAATCCTATTTTACACTTGAAATTAATCCTGCTTCAGATTCTTTTCTGATATTTACATTAAGATAAATTAATACTAGTACAAATCTGTATTTCTGAAGCCTCTGTGGAATTTATCAGCAGTGTGTTTTAAGCTCACAGGCAACATATTGTCAGAATAAAAGATTAATGATTGCCATCATGAAAATCATTTTGCTCATTTTTCACAATCACAATGATCAGAACTGGCAAATCTTACAACAGACATCCTCCATGTCTGCGGCTATTGTGTT is a genomic window containing:
- the LOC127977041 gene encoding uncharacterized protein LOC127977041, coding for MNRPKRNSAGRRSPELQQLLEFRRQCWMSSPTDRKGVTLPYSPEGEWILRNYARLWESISQEEPQRSPPPTQLPAIPEGRVLAVATLGDQLGPSQDPEAPPTTLSLPNKRGRRFSWESTSESSASETALPETKLPQPASDPAVASAPRPRRKRRKRGPAGPVTLSPPVPAAESAGVPVPAADSAGVPVPAAESAGVPVPAAESAGVPVPAAESAGVPVPAAESAGVPVPAAVGVPDPAAERADVPVPAAVSAGVPVPAAERAGVPVPAAVSAGVPEPAAVSVSEPAAVSTGVPEPAKKRAVCKSAVVRAQESAAADSAAKTLVQCISSRKEMPIVLAAKAFSDYLSSLVRILEVPVSPVLSSDPVPRNPECPDVVSPCPVDVVSPCPVNVAPCPVDVPCPVDVVVPCPVDVVPPCPAVVSPRPVSLAPRPVSVAPRPLSAPIMSPVSCPETPPRPSPPRPARTPRRQPSSCPPKTPAPPTHPGLSPMNFVVPPPPLPCLFFLICHPNPAVVYSCLPLLLFVMSCWFVSVSQSVMSVVSRV